Proteins encoded within one genomic window of Burkholderiaceae bacterium:
- a CDS encoding Glu/Leu/Phe/Val dehydrogenase, giving the protein MAKNSASPASPTPKTHALPSYLQADKLGPWGVYLQQVDRVTPYLGSLSRWVETLKRPKRALIVDVPIHLDNGTVAHFEGYRVQHNVSRGPGKGGVRFHQDVTLSEVMALSAWMSIKNAAVNVPYGGAKGGIRVDPKTLSRSELERVTRRYTSEIGIIIGPQKDIPAPDVNTDDQIMAWMMDTYSMNVGSTATGVVTGKPVDLGGSLGRREATGRGVFTVAGEAAKHIGMDISRSRVAVQGFGNVGGIAARLFAEAGARVIAVQDHGGTVFRDAGLDVPALLRHVAAAGTVAGFEHAEVIDNDKFWEVDCDILVPAALEQQVNAGNASRIKARMVIEGANGPTTPEADDILHDRNVLVVPDVIANAGGVTVSYFEWVQDFSSFFWDEAEINARLVRIMKDAFAAVWNVAQDHKVSLRTATFIVACTRILHTRELRGLYP; this is encoded by the coding sequence ATGGCCAAGAATTCAGCGTCGCCTGCGTCGCCAACCCCAAAAACGCACGCCCTGCCCTCGTACCTGCAGGCCGACAAGCTCGGCCCGTGGGGCGTGTACCTGCAGCAGGTCGATCGCGTGACGCCCTACCTCGGAAGCCTGTCGCGCTGGGTCGAGACGCTCAAGCGACCGAAGCGCGCGCTGATCGTCGACGTTCCGATCCACCTCGACAACGGCACGGTCGCGCACTTCGAGGGCTACCGCGTGCAGCACAACGTCTCGCGCGGCCCCGGCAAGGGCGGCGTGCGCTTTCACCAGGACGTGACGCTGTCCGAGGTGATGGCGCTCTCGGCCTGGATGTCGATCAAGAACGCGGCCGTGAACGTGCCCTACGGCGGCGCCAAGGGCGGCATCCGGGTCGACCCGAAGACGCTGTCGCGCAGCGAACTGGAACGCGTGACGCGCCGCTACACCAGCGAGATCGGCATCATCATCGGCCCACAGAAGGACATTCCGGCCCCCGACGTCAACACCGACGATCAGATCATGGCCTGGATGATGGACACCTATTCGATGAACGTCGGCTCGACCGCGACCGGCGTCGTCACCGGCAAGCCGGTCGACCTCGGCGGCTCGCTCGGGCGCCGCGAAGCCACCGGGCGCGGCGTGTTCACCGTTGCCGGCGAAGCGGCCAAGCACATCGGCATGGACATCTCGAGGTCGCGCGTGGCTGTCCAGGGCTTCGGCAATGTCGGCGGCATTGCCGCCCGGCTGTTCGCCGAGGCCGGCGCGCGCGTGATCGCGGTGCAGGACCACGGCGGCACGGTGTTCCGCGATGCCGGGCTCGACGTGCCGGCGTTGCTCAGGCATGTCGCCGCGGCCGGCACCGTCGCCGGCTTCGAACATGCGGAGGTGATCGACAACGACAAGTTCTGGGAGGTCGATTGCGACATCCTGGTCCCGGCGGCGCTGGAGCAACAGGTCAACGCCGGCAACGCGAGCCGGATCAAGGCGCGGATGGTGATCGAGGGCGCGAACGGTCCGACCACGCCGGAGGCCGACGACATCCTGCACGACCGCAACGTGCTGGTGGTGCCCGACGTGATCGCGAACGCCGGCGGCGTGACCGTCAGCTACTTCGAGTGGGTACAGGACTTTTCCAGCTTCTTCTGGGACGAGGCCGAGATCAACGCGCGGCTGGTACGGATCATGAAGGACGCGTTCGCGGCGGTCTGGAATGTCGCGCAGGACCACAAGGTGAGCCTGCGCACCGCGACCTTCATCGTCGCCTGCACGCGCATCCTGCACACGCGCGAACTGCGCGGCCTCTACCCCTGA
- a CDS encoding NADH-ubiquinone oxidoreductase chain L: MLLAVPLAPLIGGIIASIFGTKLGGNLVGRRISHSVTILGVLISFVISSIVLYRVAMQGAHFDGPVYTWMVVGGVKMEIGFLIDGLSAMMMCVVSFVSLMVHIYTIGYMADDDGYDRFFGYIALFTFSMLMLAMSNNMLQLFFGWEAVGLVSYLLIGFWYTKPSAVHANLKAFMVNRVGDFGFILGIALALAYTGTLDYSELFAKADTLAKLNLPGTDWMLITVICICLFVGAMGKSAQVPLHVWLPDSMEGPTPISALIHAATMVTAGIFMVARMSPLFELSDTALSFVLVIGGITALFMGIVGIVQNDIKRVVAYSTLSQLGYMTVALGASAYSAAVFHLMTHAFFKALLFLGAGSVILSMHHNQDIRWMGGLRKYMPITWLTFLVGTLALVATPFFSGFYSKDSIIEAVHESHLAGAGFAWYCVMAGVFVTAFYSFRVYFLVFHGEERYDQNPDAHHGDHHDGHHSDKPREQPWVVTVPLILLAIPSAVIGYITIEPMLFGSLFKGAIVVDAARHPAMAELAHAFHGPLEMGLHSFTTAPFWIAVAGFACAYYMYMVNRRVPEAIRRATEPLYTILVNKYYFDWFNENVLVRGLRAIGTGLWKGSDLGLIDGLVVNGSWKVVRSMSGVLRWAQSGYLYHYALAMIVGMFILMTYFVWLK; the protein is encoded by the coding sequence ATGTTGCTGGCGGTGCCGCTGGCTCCGCTGATCGGCGGGATCATCGCCTCCATCTTCGGGACGAAGCTGGGCGGCAACCTGGTCGGCCGGCGAATCAGCCACAGCGTGACCATCCTGGGCGTGCTGATTTCGTTCGTGATCTCGTCCATCGTCCTGTACCGGGTCGCGATGCAGGGCGCCCATTTCGACGGGCCCGTCTACACCTGGATGGTGGTCGGCGGCGTCAAGATGGAAATCGGCTTCCTGATCGACGGCCTGTCCGCGATGATGATGTGCGTGGTGAGCTTCGTCTCGCTGATGGTGCACATCTACACGATCGGCTACATGGCGGACGATGACGGCTACGACCGGTTCTTCGGCTACATCGCGCTGTTCACGTTCTCGATGCTGATGCTCGCGATGAGCAACAACATGCTCCAGCTGTTCTTCGGCTGGGAGGCTGTGGGCCTGGTGTCCTATCTGCTGATCGGCTTCTGGTACACCAAGCCGAGCGCGGTGCATGCGAACCTGAAGGCGTTCATGGTGAACCGGGTCGGCGACTTCGGTTTCATCCTCGGCATTGCGCTGGCGCTCGCCTATACCGGCACGCTGGACTACAGCGAACTGTTCGCCAAGGCGGACACATTGGCAAAGCTCAACCTGCCCGGCACCGACTGGATGCTGATCACCGTGATCTGCATCTGCCTGTTCGTCGGCGCGATGGGCAAGAGCGCGCAGGTTCCGCTGCACGTGTGGCTGCCCGACTCGATGGAGGGTCCGACGCCGATCTCCGCGCTGATCCATGCGGCGACGATGGTGACGGCAGGGATCTTCATGGTCGCGCGCATGTCGCCGCTGTTCGAACTCAGTGATACCGCGCTGAGCTTCGTGCTGGTGATCGGCGGGATCACCGCGCTGTTCATGGGAATCGTCGGCATCGTGCAGAACGACATCAAGCGGGTCGTCGCGTATTCCACGCTTTCGCAGCTCGGCTACATGACGGTCGCGCTCGGTGCCTCGGCGTATTCGGCGGCGGTGTTCCACCTGATGACGCACGCGTTCTTCAAGGCGCTGCTGTTCCTCGGGGCCGGTTCGGTGATCCTTTCGATGCATCACAACCAGGACATCCGGTGGATGGGCGGCTTGCGCAAGTACATGCCGATCACCTGGCTGACGTTCCTGGTCGGGACCCTGGCGCTGGTCGCCACGCCGTTCTTCTCGGGCTTCTATTCGAAGGACAGCATCATCGAGGCGGTCCACGAGAGCCATCTGGCCGGCGCCGGCTTTGCCTGGTACTGCGTGATGGCCGGCGTGTTCGTGACCGCGTTCTACTCGTTCCGCGTGTACTTCCTGGTGTTCCACGGCGAGGAACGTTACGACCAGAATCCGGATGCGCACCACGGCGACCACCACGACGGGCACCATAGCGACAAGCCTCGCGAGCAGCCCTGGGTCGTCACGGTGCCGCTGATCCTGCTGGCAATCCCGTCCGCGGTGATCGGCTACATCACGATCGAGCCGATGCTGTTCGGGTCCCTGTTCAAGGGCGCGATCGTGGTCGATGCGGCCCGGCACCCGGCGATGGCGGAACTCGCCCATGCGTTCCATGGCCCTCTGGAAATGGGGCTGCATTCATTCACGACGGCGCCGTTCTGGATCGCGGTCGCCGGATTCGCCTGCGCGTACTACATGTACATGGTGAACCGGCGCGTGCCCGAGGCGATCCGGCGCGCGACCGAGCCGCTTTACACGATCCTCGTCAACAAGTACTACTTCGATTGGTTCAACGAGAACGTGCTGGTGCGCGGATTGCGAGCGATCGGCACCGGACTGTGGAAGGGCAGCGACCTGGGCCTGATCGACGGGCTGGTCGTCAACGGCTCGTGGAAGGTGGTTCGCAGCATGTCCGGCGTGCTGCGCTGGGCTCAGTCCGGCTACCTGTACCACTATGCGCTGGCGATGATCGTCGGCATGTTCATCCTGATGACCTATTTCGTCTGGCTCAAGTAA
- a CDS encoding NADH-ubiquinone oxidoreductase chain M produces the protein MGWLSLAIWVPILFGVVLLAFSRDRHVRLVRWIALIGAVISFLVTLPLYGGFKIGTPAMQFVESADWIPRFNINYHLGVDGISLWFVLLTAFITLIVVIGSWESITERVNQYMAAFLILSGLMNGVFCALDGMLFYVFFEATLIPMYLIIGVWGGPQKIYAAFKYFLYMLIGSLLMLITMIYLYVKSGGSFDLMTWYALPLSGLAQTLLFFGFFAAFAVKVPMWPVHTWLPDVHVEAPTGGSVILAAIMLKLGAYGFIRFAMPIAPDAAHEWAWLMIALSLIAVVYVGIVALVQPDMKRLVAYSSVAHMGFVTLGFFIFSDLGAAGGIVQMLSHGLVSAAMFLCIGVLYDRLHTREIAAYGGVINQMPKFAAFALLFAMANCGLPGTVGFVGEWMVILGSVGFHFWVGVAVASALIWGAGYTLWMYKRVYLGPVANDHVKTMPDINAREFLMLALLAVAVLYVGIYPKPMTDVMDASVTNLLQHLAASKLN, from the coding sequence ATGGGATGGCTGAGCCTCGCGATCTGGGTGCCGATCCTGTTCGGCGTTGTGCTTCTGGCATTCAGCCGCGACCGGCATGTGCGCCTCGTGCGCTGGATCGCGCTGATCGGCGCCGTCATCAGCTTTCTCGTCACGCTGCCGCTGTACGGCGGCTTCAAGATTGGAACGCCGGCGATGCAGTTCGTCGAATCCGCTGACTGGATTCCGCGCTTCAACATCAACTACCACCTCGGCGTCGACGGCATTTCGCTGTGGTTCGTGCTGCTCACCGCGTTCATCACGCTGATCGTGGTGATCGGGAGCTGGGAATCGATCACCGAGCGCGTCAACCAATACATGGCCGCGTTCCTGATCTTGAGCGGCCTGATGAACGGCGTGTTCTGCGCGCTCGACGGCATGCTGTTCTACGTGTTCTTCGAAGCGACGCTGATCCCGATGTACCTGATCATCGGCGTCTGGGGCGGGCCGCAGAAGATCTATGCCGCGTTCAAGTACTTTCTGTACATGCTGATCGGCTCGCTGCTGATGCTGATCACGATGATCTACCTGTACGTGAAGTCCGGCGGCAGCTTCGATCTGATGACCTGGTATGCGCTCCCGCTCAGCGGCCTCGCGCAGACGCTGCTGTTCTTCGGCTTTTTTGCCGCGTTCGCGGTGAAGGTGCCGATGTGGCCGGTGCACACCTGGCTTCCGGACGTGCACGTGGAGGCGCCGACCGGCGGCTCCGTCATCCTGGCCGCGATCATGCTCAAGCTAGGTGCTTACGGCTTCATCCGGTTTGCGATGCCGATCGCGCCTGACGCCGCGCACGAGTGGGCCTGGTTGATGATCGCGCTTTCGCTGATCGCTGTGGTCTATGTCGGCATCGTCGCGCTGGTGCAACCCGACATGAAGCGGCTGGTCGCCTATTCGTCGGTGGCGCACATGGGGTTCGTCACCCTGGGCTTTTTCATCTTCAGCGACCTCGGCGCCGCAGGCGGCATCGTGCAGATGCTGTCGCACGGCCTCGTATCGGCCGCGATGTTCCTGTGCATCGGCGTGCTGTACGACCGGTTGCACACCCGCGAGATCGCCGCCTACGGCGGCGTGATCAACCAGATGCCCAAGTTCGCGGCGTTCGCGCTGTTGTTCGCGATGGCGAACTGCGGCCTGCCGGGCACCGTCGGGTTCGTCGGCGAGTGGATGGTCATCCTCGGCAGCGTCGGCTTCCATTTCTGGGTCGGCGTGGCGGTGGCATCGGCGTTGATCTGGGGCGCGGGTTACACGCTCTGGATGTACAAGCGGGTCTACCTCGGGCCGGTCGCGAACGATCATGTCAAGACCATGCCGGACATCAACGCGCGCGAATTCCTGATGCTGGCGTTGCTTGCCGTGGCGGTGCTGTATGTCGGCATCTATCCGAAGCCGATGACCGACGTGATGGATGCATCGGTCACGAACCTGCTGCAGCACCTGGCGGCGTCCAAGCTGAACTGA
- a CDS encoding NADH-ubiquinone oxidoreductase chain I translates to MSAATETPLKAGSGFSIKDFLNSFMLVELFKGMALTGRYALSRKVTVEYPEEKTPLSPRFRGLHALRRYENGEERCIACKLCEAICPAVAITIESKVREDGTRRTTRYDIDLTKCIFCGFCEESCPVDSIVETDILEYHGEKRGDLYFTKEMLLAVGDRYEAQIAANRAADARYR, encoded by the coding sequence CAAGGATTTTCTCAACAGCTTTATGCTGGTGGAACTGTTCAAGGGCATGGCGCTGACCGGGCGCTACGCGCTCAGCCGCAAGGTGACCGTCGAGTACCCGGAAGAGAAGACACCGCTCAGCCCTCGCTTTCGCGGACTGCATGCGCTGCGCCGCTACGAGAACGGCGAGGAGCGCTGCATCGCCTGCAAGCTCTGCGAGGCGATCTGCCCGGCGGTGGCGATCACGATCGAATCAAAGGTGCGCGAGGACGGCACGCGGCGCACCACGCGCTACGACATCGACCTGACCAAGTGCATCTTCTGCGGCTTCTGCGAGGAAAGCTGCCCGGTCGACTCGATCGTCGAAACCGACATTCTCGAATACCACGGCGAGAAGCGCGGCGACCTGTATTTCACGAAGGAAATGCTGCTCGCCGTGGGTGACCGCTACGAGGCACAGATCGCGGCGAACCGGGCGGCCGACGCCAGGTACCGCTGA
- a CDS encoding NADH-ubiquinone oxidoreductase chain N — protein sequence MIDKLSWISIYPEVVLLVMACVIALVDLAVTSPRRTATYVLTLLTLGVVALLEGLYASGGATVYGFGNMVVSDPMGNWLNCFITIAMLVTLIYGRVYGAERGMMRGGELYTLSLFATLGMSIMISANNFLVIYMGLELLALSCYSMVALWRDQALATEAAIKFFVLGVLASGFLLYGLSMVYGATGTLDISEVFKAVNSGHLNRQVLIFGLVFIMTGLGFEFGVVPFHMWLPDIYQGAPTVVSLIVAGALKLAAFGIAIRLLVDGLLPLAIDWQQMLGLLAIGSLLIGNVVAIAQTNFKRMLGYSTISHMGFVLLGLMSGVANGNTLSAANAYSSAMFYAVTYVLTTLAAFGVILLLAREGFESEEISDLAGLNRISPLYAGVMAAAMFSFAGIPPLVGFYAKLAVLQALIATGSPAYVVLAVFAVMMSLIGAFYYLRVVKVMYFDAPITATTVSAPMDVRVVLSINGALVLLLGVLPGGFVQLCSQAIVATLGS from the coding sequence ATGATCGACAAACTCAGCTGGATCTCCATCTACCCTGAGGTCGTGCTGCTGGTCATGGCCTGCGTGATCGCGCTGGTCGACCTGGCCGTGACCAGCCCGCGGCGTACCGCGACCTATGTGCTGACGCTGCTGACGCTGGGTGTCGTCGCGCTGCTGGAGGGGTTGTACGCCAGCGGCGGCGCGACCGTGTACGGCTTTGGCAACATGGTCGTCAGTGACCCGATGGGCAATTGGCTGAACTGCTTCATCACGATCGCGATGCTGGTGACGCTGATCTATGGCCGGGTCTACGGGGCCGAGCGCGGAATGATGCGCGGCGGCGAACTCTATACGCTGAGCCTGTTCGCGACGCTCGGTATGTCGATCATGATCTCGGCGAACAATTTCCTGGTCATCTACATGGGCCTGGAACTGCTCGCGCTCAGTTGCTATTCGATGGTCGCGCTCTGGCGCGACCAGGCGCTGGCTACGGAGGCCGCGATCAAGTTCTTCGTGCTGGGCGTGCTGGCCAGCGGCTTCCTGCTCTATGGCCTGTCGATGGTCTACGGGGCGACCGGTACGCTCGACATCAGCGAGGTGTTCAAGGCGGTCAACTCAGGCCACCTGAACCGCCAGGTGCTGATCTTCGGCCTGGTCTTCATCATGACCGGGCTGGGGTTCGAGTTCGGCGTGGTGCCGTTCCACATGTGGCTGCCGGACATCTACCAGGGCGCGCCGACCGTGGTGAGCCTGATCGTTGCCGGCGCACTGAAGCTGGCCGCATTTGGGATCGCGATCCGGCTGCTGGTCGACGGTCTGCTGCCGCTTGCGATCGACTGGCAGCAGATGCTGGGGCTGCTGGCGATCGGATCGCTGCTGATCGGCAACGTGGTCGCGATCGCCCAGACCAATTTCAAGCGGATGCTCGGTTATTCGACGATCTCGCACATGGGCTTCGTGCTGCTCGGGCTGATGTCCGGCGTCGCGAACGGAAATACGCTATCGGCGGCGAACGCCTACAGCTCCGCGATGTTCTACGCGGTGACCTACGTGCTGACGACGCTGGCGGCGTTCGGCGTCATCCTGCTGCTGGCGCGCGAGGGGTTCGAGAGCGAAGAGATATCGGATCTCGCCGGGCTGAACCGGATCAGTCCGCTGTATGCTGGCGTGATGGCGGCTGCGATGTTCTCGTTCGCCGGCATCCCGCCGTTGGTCGGCTTCTACGCGAAACTGGCGGTGCTGCAGGCGTTGATCGCGACCGGCTCGCCCGCCTATGTGGTGCTGGCAGTGTTCGCGGTGATGATGTCGCTGATCGGCGCGTTCTACTACCTGCGGGTCGTCAAGGTGATGTATTTCGACGCGCCGATCACCGCGACCACGGTGTCGGCGCCGATGGACGTGCGCGTCGTGTTGTCGATCAACGGCGCGCTGGTGCTGCTGCTCGGCGTGCTGCCGGGCGGCTTCGTGCAGCTGTGCTCGCAGGCGATCGTCGCGACGCTGGGCAGCTAG
- a CDS encoding ADP-ribose pyrophosphatase codes for MDDPHLVEQKVDSTELLNGSFLHVFRDTVRLPDGTAAAREYLVHPGAVMVIALLDQGPGPLQVLLERQYRYPMHGVMVEFPAGKLDPGEDVLSCARRELREETGYSAAQWARAGLLHPTISYSTEFIDIWFARGLSPGERRLDAGEFLDVFSTTPAQLLDWCRDGTITDGKTLAGALWLQNVLSGQWPLQWSAGAAADARR; via the coding sequence ATGGATGACCCCCATCTGGTGGAGCAGAAGGTCGACAGCACCGAACTGCTGAACGGCAGCTTCCTGCATGTCTTTCGGGATACGGTACGCCTGCCCGACGGGACGGCGGCCGCGCGCGAGTACCTGGTCCATCCGGGCGCGGTGATGGTGATCGCGTTGCTGGACCAGGGACCCGGCCCGCTACAGGTGCTGCTCGAGCGTCAGTACCGCTATCCAATGCATGGCGTGATGGTCGAGTTCCCGGCCGGCAAGCTCGACCCGGGCGAGGACGTGCTGTCGTGCGCACGGCGCGAACTGCGCGAGGAGACCGGCTATTCGGCCGCGCAGTGGGCCCGTGCCGGCCTGCTGCATCCGACGATTTCGTACTCGACCGAGTTCATAGACATCTGGTTCGCGCGCGGCTTGAGCCCGGGCGAGCGGCGGCTCGATGCCGGAGAATTTCTCGACGTGTTCAGCACGACGCCGGCGCAGCTGCTCGACTGGTGCCGCGACGGCACGATCACCGACGGCAAGACGCTGGCCGGCGCGCTCTGGCTGCAGAACGTGCTGTCCGGCCAATGGCCGTTGCAGTGGTCCGCCGGCGCGGCCGCGGATGCTCGTCGATAA
- a CDS encoding SAM-dependent methyltransferase has translation MQSWRLMENLARAPREQPRSAFARDLLAALDSRPRGISPKYFYDAEGSRLFDRICELPEYYPTRIELDLIASHAAEIAERIGPDAEIVEFGAGSLRKVRLLLDAMERPAGYLPIDISGDHLAVAAQPLRRAYPRLQVRPLVADYTNPVALPALASGAGRRAGFFPGSTIGNFSRDEAMQFLRMAAQALRGGALLLGADLVKDPAILHAAYNDAQGVTAAFNLNLLARANRELGSDFDLRQFAHSAFYNAPLQRIEMHLVSRCRQQVRVCGRHFEFAEGETLHTENSCKFTVEGMQALARQAGFLPTAVWTDPDRLFSLHWLQAPSAKEFT, from the coding sequence ATGCAGAGCTGGCGGCTGATGGAGAACCTGGCCCGAGCGCCACGCGAGCAGCCGCGGAGCGCGTTCGCGCGCGACCTGCTGGCAGCGCTCGACAGCAGGCCGCGCGGCATTTCGCCGAAGTACTTTTACGACGCCGAGGGCTCACGGCTGTTCGATCGGATCTGTGAACTGCCGGAGTACTACCCGACCCGGATCGAACTGGACCTGATCGCATCGCATGCGGCGGAGATCGCCGAGCGCATCGGGCCGGACGCCGAAATCGTCGAATTCGGCGCCGGCTCGCTGCGCAAGGTCAGACTGCTGCTCGACGCGATGGAGCGACCCGCCGGCTATCTGCCGATCGATATATCGGGCGACCATCTGGCCGTCGCGGCCCAGCCGCTGCGGCGCGCCTATCCACGGCTGCAGGTGCGACCGCTCGTGGCCGACTACACAAACCCTGTCGCGCTGCCGGCGCTTGCATCCGGCGCCGGTCGGCGCGCCGGGTTCTTCCCGGGATCGACGATCGGCAACTTCAGCCGGGACGAGGCCATGCAGTTTCTGCGCATGGCGGCGCAGGCGCTGCGCGGCGGTGCGCTGCTGCTCGGTGCGGATCTGGTCAAGGATCCGGCCATCCTGCACGCCGCATACAACGACGCGCAAGGCGTGACCGCCGCGTTCAACCTGAACCTGCTGGCGCGGGCAAATCGCGAACTGGGGAGCGACTTCGACCTGCGGCAGTTCGCGCACAGCGCGTTCTACAACGCGCCGCTGCAACGCATCGAGATGCACCTGGTGAGCCGCTGCCGGCAGCAGGTTCGCGTGTGCGGCCGCCATTTCGAGTTTGCCGAAGGGGAAACCTTGCACACCGAGAATTCCTGTAAATTCACCGTGGAGGGGATGCAGGCGTTGGCTCGGCAGGCGGGTTTCCTGCCGACCGCGGTCTGGACCGACCCGGACCGGCTGTTCAGCCTGCACTGGCTGCAGGCCCCCTCGGCCAAGGAGTTCACATGA
- a CDS encoding NADH-ubiquinone oxidoreductase chain J, which yields MDVKGALFYIFSAILLFAAFRVVTARNPVNAVLYLVLAFTQAAMVWMLLKAEFLAIALVLVYVGAVMVLFLFVVMMLDINIDALRRGFWHHFPLAATVGAVVALEMAAVLMGGFRGSELSRVTVTLGKAGAPVSNTRELGILLFSQYLYPLEIAAVILLVAIIAAIALTLRRRKDAKYTSSSVQVRVHAVDRVRLVQIPVTQPAAAIEPAAQAATTAQPETKR from the coding sequence ATGGACGTCAAGGGCGCTCTTTTTTATATTTTTTCGGCGATTCTGCTGTTCGCCGCGTTTCGCGTCGTCACCGCGCGCAACCCGGTCAATGCGGTGCTGTACCTGGTGCTCGCGTTCACGCAGGCGGCGATGGTCTGGATGCTGCTGAAGGCCGAGTTTCTCGCGATCGCGCTGGTGCTGGTGTACGTCGGTGCGGTGATGGTGCTGTTCCTGTTCGTGGTGATGATGCTCGACATCAACATCGATGCGTTGCGCCGGGGGTTCTGGCACCACTTTCCGCTGGCTGCGACGGTCGGCGCGGTGGTGGCGCTGGAGATGGCGGCGGTGCTGATGGGAGGGTTTCGCGGCAGCGAACTCTCGCGCGTCACCGTGACGCTGGGCAAGGCCGGGGCGCCGGTTTCCAACACGCGCGAACTCGGCATTCTGCTGTTTTCGCAGTACCTGTATCCGCTCGAAATCGCCGCGGTGATCCTGTTGGTGGCGATCATCGCCGCGATCGCGCTGACCCTGCGCCGGCGCAAGGACGCGAAATACACGAGTTCGTCCGTCCAGGTGCGGGTTCACGCCGTCGACCGGGTCCGGTTGGTACAGATCCCGGTGACGCAACCCGCCGCGGCGATCGAGCCGGCTGCCCAGGCCGCCACCACCGCACAGCCGGAGACCAAGCGATGA
- a CDS encoding NADH-ubiquinone oxidoreductase chain K: MTLTLGHYLALGAILFALATIGIFLNRRNLIVLLMAIELMLLAVNTNFIAFSHFLGDMAGQVFVFFILTIAAAESAIGLAILVLVFRNKNSINVDELDGLKG; this comes from the coding sequence ATGACCTTGACGCTAGGACATTACCTCGCGCTCGGCGCGATCCTGTTCGCTCTTGCCACGATCGGCATCTTCCTCAACCGCAGGAACCTGATCGTGCTGCTGATGGCGATCGAATTGATGCTGCTCGCGGTCAACACGAACTTCATCGCGTTTTCCCACTTTCTCGGCGATATGGCCGGTCAGGTTTTCGTGTTCTTCATCCTGACGATCGCGGCCGCGGAGTCGGCGATCGGCCTGGCAATCCTCGTGCTCGTGTTCCGCAACAAGAACAGCATCAACGTCGACGAGCTCGACGGTCTCAAGGGCTAA
- a CDS encoding Universal stress protein family, translated as MFKHILVPVDGSPTAAVAIDKAIALAKAFQSAVTAIYVIDPYPFTGVGTDYAYGQEQYLAAATGDANEAVKAAKEAFEAAAIPVKTNVVEGHVVYKGIVQTAQAIGADLIVMGSHGRRGLEKLMLGSVTQRVLSHANVPVLVVRA; from the coding sequence ATGTTCAAGCACATCCTGGTTCCGGTGGACGGCTCGCCGACGGCGGCCGTGGCGATCGACAAGGCCATCGCGCTGGCCAAGGCGTTCCAGAGCGCGGTCACCGCGATCTACGTGATCGACCCTTATCCGTTCACTGGGGTGGGAACCGATTACGCCTATGGGCAGGAGCAATACCTTGCCGCGGCCACCGGCGACGCGAACGAAGCGGTCAAGGCGGCCAAGGAGGCGTTCGAGGCTGCGGCGATCCCGGTCAAGACCAACGTGGTCGAGGGCCATGTGGTCTACAAGGGGATCGTTCAGACCGCGCAGGCGATCGGCGCCGATCTGATCGTGATGGGATCGCACGGCCGGCGCGGCCTGGAAAAGCTGATGCTCGGCAGCGTCACCCAACGGGTGTTGTCGCACGCGAACGTGCCGGTGCTGGTGGTACGCGCTTGA